The following proteins are encoded in a genomic region of Coffea eugenioides isolate CCC68of chromosome 6, Ceug_1.0, whole genome shotgun sequence:
- the LOC113774980 gene encoding remorin 4.1-like produces the protein MSIMNDQRTIATTSRDEEQEPEDDHIRDIHALTPPRPPSANRSRPWETNSHRSSSLSMASEGASSENFSSMSREFNALVLAGSTIANNGSEVDGTVNSSNNNLGRIGEEEIPEETNPLAIVPDPHPLGPLTSSPRREGASESLAHGNHREVSIQRVKKEEVESKINAWQTAKVAKVNNRFKREDAVISGWETEQVQKANSWMKKVERKLEEKRAKALEKMENDIAKARRKAEERRASAEGKRGTKVAKILEVANLMRAVGRAPVKRSFF, from the exons ATGTCTATCATGAATGATCAAAGAACCATAGCTACCACCAGCAGGGATGAAGAGCAAGAACCTGAAGATGATCATATCAGAGACATCCATGCTCTAACCCCACCAAGGCCACCCTCAGCCAACCGCAGTAGGCCTTGGGAAACAAATAGCCATAGATCATCATCTTTGTCCATGGCTAGTGAAGGTGCTTcaagtgaaaatttttcaagTATGAGTAGAGAATTTAATGCTTTGGTGCTTGCAGGATCAACCATAGCCAACAATGGTAGTGAAGTCGATGGCACGGTCAATTCTAGCAACAACAACTTGGGTAGGATCGGAGAGGAGGAAATTCCTGAAGAAACCAACCCTTTAGCTATTGTGCCTGATCCTCATCCACTGGGCCCTTTAACGTCATCTCCTAGGCGTGAAGGTGCCAGTGAAAGTCTGGCACATGGTAATCATAGAGAGGTATCAATCCAGAGAGTGAAGAAAGAAGAGGTTGAATCAAAGATAAATGCATGGCAGACTGCTAAAGTTGCTAAGGTTAACAATAGGTTTAAGAGGGAAGACGCTGTTATCTCTGGTTGGGAGACTGAGCAGGTCCAAAAGGCAAATTCATGGATGAAGAAAGTTGAG AGGAAGCTGGAGGAGAAAAGAGCAAAAGCCCTTGAAAAGATGGAGAATGACATAGCGAAAGCCCGCAGAAAAGCAGAGGAAAGAAGGGCATCAGCAGAGGGCAAGAGAGGAACAAAAGTAGCCAAGATTCTTGAAGTAGCAAACTTGATGAGAGCTGTTGGTAGAGCTCCTGTCAAGCGATCCTTCTTTTAA
- the LOC113775034 gene encoding guanylate kinase 2 isoform X2 produces the protein MGEAPAFVADDLPGDYPNGFDLKSEGHNTVVNVGNKTYLIGGTDHGSKSTIEVRVSDKRTGGWVTPTVLGTRPKPSEVISAVILNEDRIFILKGDSSPDDCFWFLEVDTPFVQEKRKEFGTEVVAWSKGVVGDAKKPIVISGPSGVGKGTLISALMKEFPSTFGFSVSHTTRAPRKREQNGVHYHFTERSVMEEEIRDGKFLEFAEVHGNLYGTSIEVVEVVADAGKRCILDIDVQGARSVRASSLEAIFIFVCPPSFEELEKRLRARGTETEQQIQKRLQNAKAELEQAKSQGLFDHILVNDDLETCYASLKKLLDLDEAVEIINESSPPLVDLPRDHSVSKIDKKILISCGTRERASKNIFLLDLSSLKGGAPGRTRGLDIYTSDSMTNGINEGDGEHLHEVEVIQEYEIEDEGPSIMK, from the exons ATG GGGGAAGCTCCAGCTTTCGTTGCAGATGATCTACCTGGAGATTATCCTAATGGATTTGACTTGAAATCCGAAGGCCACAATACGGTTGTTAATGTTGGAAATAAAACA TATTTAATTGGTGGGACTGACCATGGATCAAAATCCACGATTGAAGTTCGGGTTTCTGATAAACGTACTGGAGGATG GGTTACACCCACTGTATTGGGAACAAGACCGAAACCATCTGAAGTGATTTCAGCTGTGATTTTGAATGAGGATCGGATTTTCATTCTCAAGGGGGATTCTAGCCCAGATGACTGCTTTTGGTTCCTTGAG GTAGACACACCCTTTGTCCAAGAGAAGAGAAAGGAATTTGGAACTGAGGTGGTTGCATGGAGCAAAGGAGTTGTAGGTGATGCTAAAAAGCCAATCGTTATCAGTGGGCCTTCTGGAGTTGGTAAGGGTACCTTAATATCTGCACTGATGAAAGAATTTCCATCAACATTTGGGTTTTCTGTGAGCCATACTACCCGTGCTCCGAGGAAGAGAGAGCAGAATGGGGTCCACTATCATTTTACTGAACGAAGCGTCATGGAGGAAGAGATTCGAGACGGAAAGTTTCTTGAGTTTGCTGAAGTTCATGGAAATCTCTATGGAACCAGCATAGAAGTGGTTGAGGTGGTTGCAGATGCTGGAAAG AGATGCATCCTTGATATTGATGTTCAAGGGGCAAGGTCCGTGAGGGCTAGTTCTCTTGAAGCCATTTTCATCTTTGTTTGTCCTCCCTCGTTTGAGGAGCTTGAGAAGCGCCTTCGTGCAAG GGGAACTGAAACTGAACAACAGATCCAAAAGCGACTACAAAATGCAAAGGCTGAGCTTGAACAAGCCAAGTCACAAGGACTCTTTGATCACATTTTGGTGAATGATGACCTGGAGACTTGTTATGCGAGCCTTAAG AAACTGTTGGACCTTGATGAAGCTGTGGAGATAATAAATGAATCAT CTCCGCCATTAGTCGACTTGCCAAGGGACCATTCGGTATCAAAGATTGATAAGAAGATTCTTATAAGTTGTGGCACTCGAGAAAGAGCTTCCAAAAACAT ATTTTTGCTGGATTTGTCCTCACTCAAAGGAGGGGCACCAGGAAGGACAAGAGGACTCGATATTTATACCAGTGATTCAATGACAAATGGCATAAATG AAGGAGATGGAGAGCACTTGCATGAAGTTGAAGTGATTCAAGAATATGAAATTGAAGATGAGGGACCATCGATTATGAAGTGA
- the LOC113775617 gene encoding nuclear transcription factor Y subunit A-7-like has translation MHGKSDSGNRFLLSDDSLEVHPDLQSMHDSRLALPLELAEEPVYVNAKQYHGILRRRQLRAKAELENKVAKARKPYLHESRHLHAMRRARGCGGRFLSKKNVDKSDSRAASKKSIDFNATPTEMKDSLGSQHPFSSTSQKSCNEVRGFLLQEMQNTNTFEWGYQYHCKTQ, from the exons ATGCATGGAAAAAGTGATTCTGGCAACCGTTTCCTGCTTTCAGATGACAGTTTAGAG GTGCATCCAGACTTGCAAAGTATGCACGACTCTAGGTTGGCATTGCCTCTTGAATTGGCGGAGGAACCAGTGTATGTGAACGCGAAACAATACCATGGGATTTTAAGGCGAAGACAACTGCGCGCAAAGGCTGAGTTGGAAAATAAGGTGGCGAAAGCTAGAAAG CCGTATCTTCATGAATCTCGACACTTGCATGCTATGAGAAGAGCCAGAGGTTGCGGAGGCAGGTTCCTGAGCAAAAAGAATGTTGATAAATCAGATAGCCGTGCTGCTTCCAAGAAGAGCATCGATTTTAATGCTACGCCCACAGAGATGAAGGATTCACTTGGTTCTCAGCATCCCTTTTCCAGCACTTCTCAGAAGAGCTGTAACGAAGTGAGGGGGTTTCTGCTCCAAGAAATGCAGAACACAAACACTTTTGAATGGGGATATCAATACCATTGTAAAACTCAATAA
- the LOC113775034 gene encoding guanylate kinase 2 isoform X1, with product MGEAPAFVADDLPGDYPNGFDLKSEGHNTVVNVGNKTYLIGGTDHGSKSTIEVRVSDKRTGGWVTPTVLGTRPKPSEVISAVILNEDRIFILKGDSSPDDCFWFLEVDTPFVQEKRKEFGTEVVAWSKGVVGDAKKPIVISGPSGVGKGTLISALMKEFPSTFGFSVSHTTRAPRKREQNGVHYHFTERSVMEEEIRDGKFLEFAEVHGNLYGTSIEVVEVVADAGKRCILDIDVQGARSVRASSLEAIFIFVCPPSFEELEKRLRARGTETEQQIQKRLQNAKAELEQAKSQGLFDHILVNDDLETCYASLKKLLDLDEAVEIINESSPPLVDLPRDHSVSKIDKKILISCGTRERASKNIFLLDLSSLKGGAPGRTRGLDIYTSDSMTNGINVAVEGDGEHLHEVEVIQEYEIEDEGPSIMK from the exons ATG GGGGAAGCTCCAGCTTTCGTTGCAGATGATCTACCTGGAGATTATCCTAATGGATTTGACTTGAAATCCGAAGGCCACAATACGGTTGTTAATGTTGGAAATAAAACA TATTTAATTGGTGGGACTGACCATGGATCAAAATCCACGATTGAAGTTCGGGTTTCTGATAAACGTACTGGAGGATG GGTTACACCCACTGTATTGGGAACAAGACCGAAACCATCTGAAGTGATTTCAGCTGTGATTTTGAATGAGGATCGGATTTTCATTCTCAAGGGGGATTCTAGCCCAGATGACTGCTTTTGGTTCCTTGAG GTAGACACACCCTTTGTCCAAGAGAAGAGAAAGGAATTTGGAACTGAGGTGGTTGCATGGAGCAAAGGAGTTGTAGGTGATGCTAAAAAGCCAATCGTTATCAGTGGGCCTTCTGGAGTTGGTAAGGGTACCTTAATATCTGCACTGATGAAAGAATTTCCATCAACATTTGGGTTTTCTGTGAGCCATACTACCCGTGCTCCGAGGAAGAGAGAGCAGAATGGGGTCCACTATCATTTTACTGAACGAAGCGTCATGGAGGAAGAGATTCGAGACGGAAAGTTTCTTGAGTTTGCTGAAGTTCATGGAAATCTCTATGGAACCAGCATAGAAGTGGTTGAGGTGGTTGCAGATGCTGGAAAG AGATGCATCCTTGATATTGATGTTCAAGGGGCAAGGTCCGTGAGGGCTAGTTCTCTTGAAGCCATTTTCATCTTTGTTTGTCCTCCCTCGTTTGAGGAGCTTGAGAAGCGCCTTCGTGCAAG GGGAACTGAAACTGAACAACAGATCCAAAAGCGACTACAAAATGCAAAGGCTGAGCTTGAACAAGCCAAGTCACAAGGACTCTTTGATCACATTTTGGTGAATGATGACCTGGAGACTTGTTATGCGAGCCTTAAG AAACTGTTGGACCTTGATGAAGCTGTGGAGATAATAAATGAATCAT CTCCGCCATTAGTCGACTTGCCAAGGGACCATTCGGTATCAAAGATTGATAAGAAGATTCTTATAAGTTGTGGCACTCGAGAAAGAGCTTCCAAAAACAT ATTTTTGCTGGATTTGTCCTCACTCAAAGGAGGGGCACCAGGAAGGACAAGAGGACTCGATATTTATACCAGTGATTCAATGACAAATGGCATAAATG TGGCTGTAGAAGGAGATGGAGAGCACTTGCATGAAGTTGAAGTGATTCAAGAATATGAAATTGAAGATGAGGGACCATCGATTATGAAGTGA